The following proteins are co-located in the Microbulbifer sp. VAAF005 genome:
- the rpsU gene encoding 30S ribosomal protein S21, which translates to MPSVRIKDNEPFDIALRRFKRSCEKAGVLSEVRRREFYEKPTAVRKRKAAAAVKRHAKKLQRENRKFQRLY; encoded by the coding sequence ATGCCCTCTGTACGAATCAAAGACAACGAACCTTTCGATATCGCCCTGCGCCGTTTCAAGCGCTCCTGTGAAAAAGCAGGCGTACTGTCTGAAGTACGTCGTCGCGAGTTCTACGAGAAGCCCACCGCTGTTCGTAAGCGCAAAGCTGCTGCCGCTGTAAAGCGTCACGCTAAAAAGCTTCAGCGCGAAAACCGCAAGTTCCAGCGTCTCTACTAA
- a CDS encoding helix-turn-helix domain-containing protein, translating to MSRKRFDDLDCSLACALNEVGDWWSLLIIKQAMLGTRRFVDFQRNLGIAKNILVDRLSRLVDNEVLVRFDAGEHGTRYEYRLTEKGRDLFTVVIALRQWNLRWNGNKDGMHLVDKNSGEPISEVAVQNAQGQKLSIRDVLFVDENGQPLEQAG from the coding sequence ATGTCACGTAAACGCTTTGATGATCTTGATTGCTCCCTGGCTTGCGCCCTAAATGAGGTGGGGGACTGGTGGTCCCTGCTGATAATTAAGCAGGCAATGCTGGGTACCCGCCGTTTTGTGGATTTCCAAAGAAACCTGGGAATTGCCAAAAATATCCTTGTGGATCGGTTATCACGTCTGGTGGATAACGAGGTGTTGGTACGCTTTGATGCGGGTGAACACGGCACTCGCTACGAGTACCGCTTAACGGAAAAAGGTCGGGACCTGTTTACGGTGGTAATCGCTTTGCGCCAGTGGAATCTGCGCTGGAACGGCAATAAAGATGGGATGCATCTGGTCGATAAAAACAGTGGTGAGCCTATCTCCGAAGTTGCTGTGCAGAATGCCCAGGGACAAAAACTTAGCATTCGCGATGTATTATTTGTGGATGAAAATGGCCAGCCCCTAGAGCAGGCTGGCTAG
- a CDS encoding GatB/YqeY domain-containing protein, translating into MSTLKETLTQATKDAMKARDKERLATLRLINAEIKRVEVDERIDLDDARILALLDKMTKQRRDSITQYEKAGRAELAAVEQAEIEVIQEFLPKQLSEAEITDIVASAVKDTGANSMADMGKVIAQVKPQVQGRADMGAVSKLVKAQLA; encoded by the coding sequence ATGAGCACTCTCAAGGAAACCCTGACTCAAGCCACTAAAGACGCAATGAAAGCGCGAGACAAAGAGCGCCTGGCCACCCTGCGCCTGATCAACGCCGAGATCAAACGCGTTGAAGTCGACGAGCGCATCGACCTGGATGACGCCCGCATCCTCGCCCTGCTGGACAAAATGACCAAGCAGCGCCGCGACTCCATTACCCAGTACGAGAAAGCTGGACGGGCTGAACTGGCAGCAGTAGAGCAGGCTGAAATTGAAGTTATCCAGGAATTCCTGCCGAAGCAGCTGAGCGAAGCTGAGATCACCGATATCGTTGCCTCCGCCGTCAAAGACACCGGTGCCAACAGCATGGCGGATATGGGCAAAGTCATCGCCCAGGTTAAACCCCAGGTGCAGGGCCGTGCAGATATGGGCGCGGTGAGCAAACTGGTGAAGGCCCAACTGGCCTAA
- the folK gene encoding 2-amino-4-hydroxy-6-hydroxymethyldihydropteridine diphosphokinase: MAQVYLSLGSNINRAQYIRAALDALAGRFGELQVSRVFESEAVGFQGDNFYNLVVGLQTDLPVGQLALCLRGIEDANGRLRSGPKFSARTLDIDILTYDHLTGTVDGVKLPRGEIVKNAFVLQPLAEIAPEVLHPVEQKTYRQLWNEYDQDSQKLWPVEFIWP; encoded by the coding sequence GTGGCTCAGGTGTATCTCAGCCTCGGCAGTAATATCAATCGTGCGCAATATATCCGCGCAGCGCTGGATGCCCTGGCAGGGCGGTTTGGCGAGTTACAGGTGTCCCGGGTCTTCGAAAGTGAAGCGGTGGGTTTCCAAGGCGATAATTTTTACAACCTGGTGGTTGGGCTGCAAACTGACTTGCCGGTAGGTCAACTGGCCCTGTGTCTGCGCGGCATTGAAGATGCCAATGGCCGCCTGCGCTCCGGGCCCAAGTTCAGTGCACGAACCCTGGATATTGATATTCTCACCTATGATCACCTGACCGGAACTGTCGACGGGGTAAAATTGCCTAGAGGTGAGATTGTAAAAAATGCCTTTGTTTTACAGCCTCTGGCAGAGATAGCTCCAGAAGTATTGCATCCGGTTGAGCAGAAAACTTATCGTCAGCTGTGGAATGAGTACGATCAGGATTCGCAAAAATTATGGCCGGTAGAATTTATTTGGCCGTGA
- the folB gene encoding dihydroneopterin aldolase, with protein sequence MDIVYIRDLKVNTIIGIYDWEREVRQTVSLDLEMAFDISEAARTDNIEHTLNYKAVAKRLIAFIESSEFLLVETMAEQAAAIVREEFSVSWLRLRLSKPGAVRGSRDVGVIIERGERPAKGAAAMSAGV encoded by the coding sequence ATGGATATTGTTTATATACGGGATTTAAAGGTGAATACCATTATTGGTATTTATGATTGGGAGCGGGAAGTGCGCCAGACGGTGAGCCTCGATCTGGAGATGGCTTTCGATATCAGTGAGGCGGCGCGTACAGACAATATCGAGCACACACTTAACTATAAAGCGGTGGCCAAGCGCTTGATCGCTTTTATTGAAAGCAGTGAGTTCCTGCTGGTGGAAACCATGGCAGAGCAGGCTGCGGCAATTGTCAGGGAAGAGTTTTCTGTAAGCTGGCTGCGACTGCGCTTGTCCAAGCCGGGTGCGGTCAGAGGGTCCAGGGATGTGGGTGTCATTATTGAGCGCGGCGAGAGGCCGGCAAAAGGTGCAGCAGCGATGTCTGCGGGAGTGTAA
- a CDS encoding NADH:flavin oxidoreductase, with product MSGSLDNLLRPFEHKSLKLRNRVAMAPMTRTMSPGYAANDQVAGYYRRRAEGEVGLIITEGTFVNHKAANGYENVPAIYGEAALAGWKKVVDEVHAAGGQIIPQLWHVGSVRKEGIGPDKSVPGYSPSGLFKPGKPNGQAMSKEDIQEVIQAFADAAKAAKEIGFDGVEIHGAHGYLIDQFFWEGTNQRDDEYGGSIENRTRFAVEIIKAVREAVGEDFAIVLRYSQWKQQDYEAKLAQNPEELKRFLTPLVEAGVDIFHASTRRFWVPEFEGSDLNLAGWTKELTGKPVISVGSVGLDDDFIGGNNQGMGGTANPTDLGELTRRMDNQEFDLIAVGRALLQDPHWFAKVREDRAEEITPFTKEALMSLS from the coding sequence ATGAGTGGTTCCCTGGACAACCTACTGCGTCCTTTCGAGCATAAATCCCTAAAGCTGCGCAACCGGGTCGCAATGGCCCCCATGACCCGCACTATGTCACCGGGCTATGCAGCCAATGACCAAGTGGCCGGCTATTACCGCCGCCGAGCTGAAGGTGAAGTGGGACTGATTATTACCGAAGGCACCTTCGTTAATCATAAAGCCGCAAACGGTTACGAGAATGTACCGGCAATCTACGGTGAGGCCGCTCTCGCCGGCTGGAAAAAAGTGGTAGACGAAGTACACGCTGCCGGTGGCCAGATTATCCCGCAGTTATGGCACGTAGGCTCCGTGCGCAAAGAGGGCATAGGCCCGGATAAATCAGTGCCCGGCTACTCCCCCTCAGGCCTGTTCAAACCCGGCAAGCCCAATGGCCAGGCGATGAGCAAAGAGGACATCCAGGAAGTTATACAAGCTTTTGCAGACGCAGCCAAAGCAGCCAAGGAAATTGGGTTTGACGGTGTAGAGATTCACGGCGCCCACGGCTACCTGATCGACCAGTTTTTCTGGGAAGGTACCAACCAACGCGATGACGAGTACGGTGGCTCGATCGAAAATCGCACCCGCTTTGCAGTGGAAATTATCAAAGCGGTACGTGAAGCCGTAGGCGAAGATTTCGCCATAGTGCTACGCTACTCCCAATGGAAGCAGCAGGATTACGAAGCCAAGTTGGCGCAAAACCCGGAAGAACTGAAACGCTTCCTGACACCGCTGGTTGAAGCCGGCGTTGATATTTTCCACGCCTCGACAAGGCGCTTCTGGGTGCCGGAGTTCGAAGGCTCCGATCTCAATCTGGCAGGCTGGACCAAGGAACTGACTGGAAAACCGGTAATTTCTGTCGGCAGTGTCGGCCTTGACGATGATTTTATCGGCGGCAATAACCAGGGTATGGGCGGTACCGCTAATCCTACCGATTTAGGCGAACTAACTCGCCGTATGGATAACCAGGAGTTCGACCTGATTGCCGTTGGCCGCGCGCTATTACAAGACCCACACTGGTTCGCCAAGGTGCGTGAAGATCGCGCGGAGGAAATCACTCCGTTCACCAAAGAAGCGCTAATGAGCCTAAGTTAA
- the tsaD gene encoding tRNA (adenosine(37)-N6)-threonylcarbamoyltransferase complex transferase subunit TsaD, with translation MRVLGIETSCDETGVAIYDSESGLLSHALFSQVDLHADYGGVVPELASRDHVRKLLPLIRQVMKKAETSPSDLNGIAYTAGPGLVGALMVGACAARALAYGWDIPAVAVHHMEGHLLAPMLEDNPPAFPFVALLVSGGHTQLVEVRGLGDYELMGESLDDAAGEAFDKAAKMLDLDYPGGPRLAALAEKGDPKRFTFPRPMTDRPGLDFSFSGLKTFTLTTVRKHALEDGLPDEQTCADIAAAFQEAVVDTLVIKCRRAIKASGYKTLVIAGGVSANKLLRERLETSLRKDNASVYYPRHEFCTDNGAMIAYAGSLRLKAGEQTSLAVDVRPRWPMTELPKTEL, from the coding sequence GTGCGCGTCCTTGGTATAGAAACTTCCTGCGATGAAACTGGCGTCGCTATTTACGATTCTGAGTCCGGTTTGCTCAGCCATGCCCTGTTCAGTCAAGTGGACCTGCATGCCGATTATGGCGGTGTAGTCCCCGAGCTGGCGAGCCGCGATCATGTGCGCAAACTCTTGCCGCTGATTCGACAGGTAATGAAGAAGGCCGAGACCAGCCCTTCAGACCTCAATGGTATCGCCTATACCGCGGGCCCCGGTCTGGTGGGGGCGCTGATGGTCGGGGCCTGCGCGGCCCGTGCACTGGCCTATGGCTGGGATATCCCGGCGGTGGCGGTGCACCATATGGAAGGCCACCTGCTGGCCCCAATGCTGGAGGATAATCCGCCCGCCTTTCCTTTTGTGGCCCTGCTGGTTTCCGGCGGACACACCCAGCTGGTGGAGGTGCGGGGGCTCGGCGATTACGAATTGATGGGTGAATCCCTGGATGACGCTGCCGGCGAGGCCTTTGATAAGGCCGCCAAAATGCTCGACCTGGATTATCCCGGTGGCCCGCGTTTGGCTGCCCTGGCGGAGAAAGGAGACCCCAAACGTTTTACTTTCCCACGTCCTATGACTGATCGACCGGGCTTGGATTTCAGTTTTTCAGGTCTTAAAACCTTCACCCTGACGACGGTGCGCAAGCACGCCCTGGAGGATGGTTTACCGGACGAGCAGACTTGCGCAGATATTGCTGCGGCTTTCCAGGAGGCGGTAGTGGATACCCTGGTGATTAAATGTCGTCGCGCTATTAAGGCTTCCGGCTATAAAACCCTGGTGATTGCCGGTGGAGTTTCCGCAAATAAATTATTGCGTGAGCGTTTGGAAACGAGCCTGCGAAAGGATAACGCCAGCGTCTACTATCCCCGCCATGAATTCTGTACTGATAACGGCGCCATGATCGCCTATGCCGGTAGTTTACGTTTAAAAGCTGGAGAGCAGACGAGCCTTGCGGTGGATGTGCGCCCGCGCTGGCCTATGACAGAATTGCCCAAGACCGAACTTTAA
- a CDS encoding type 1 glutamine amidotransferase domain-containing protein → MLKKIVISLALTLSVFFGFIIWIKSLIPPQEQDFSTTTVSDLPYLQQLPRESRGKILAVVTSTETMGDSGKATGYELTELARPYYIFSANGFIVDIASPKGGKPPAVIDKDDLGPFDYAFLNDPEAQQKVNNSIPIDQVSAEDYQAVFFVGGKGTMFDFPDNPHIQSLVREIYNSGKIIGAVCHGPAALANVTLDNGKPLIADRQISAFTNEEELFLIPDAEQRFPFLLEDRLREQGALFQAGPTYLEQVSVDGQLITGQNPWSTWLAAESMVSAMGYTPVPRQVTPAEQTVRLLLTYEQRGFTEATEKLHKLQEKGEIDQRLLAMHGVVSVMRWEPGRALDIIRLLSKSQD, encoded by the coding sequence ATGTTGAAGAAAATTGTTATTTCCCTGGCACTGACTTTGTCCGTATTTTTTGGTTTTATTATTTGGATTAAGAGCCTAATTCCACCCCAAGAGCAGGACTTTTCCACTACGACAGTAAGTGACCTGCCGTATTTACAACAATTACCCAGGGAAAGCCGAGGAAAAATCTTAGCTGTTGTCACCAGTACTGAAACGATGGGAGATAGTGGCAAGGCAACTGGTTATGAATTAACTGAACTGGCACGCCCCTATTACATTTTTTCAGCTAACGGATTTATTGTCGATATTGCCAGTCCCAAAGGCGGCAAACCGCCTGCGGTGATCGATAAAGATGATCTGGGGCCTTTCGACTATGCCTTTCTCAATGACCCAGAGGCACAACAAAAGGTCAACAACAGTATTCCTATCGATCAGGTTTCAGCAGAGGATTACCAGGCCGTATTTTTTGTCGGCGGTAAAGGCACCATGTTCGATTTCCCCGACAATCCCCATATCCAGTCCCTGGTGCGGGAAATCTATAACAGCGGCAAAATTATCGGAGCGGTATGCCACGGGCCAGCAGCCCTTGCCAATGTCACTCTGGATAATGGCAAGCCCTTAATCGCCGATCGGCAGATCAGTGCTTTTACTAACGAAGAGGAGCTTTTTCTTATCCCTGACGCCGAGCAACGATTTCCATTCCTGCTTGAGGATCGCTTACGTGAGCAAGGCGCGCTTTTTCAGGCTGGGCCCACTTACCTGGAACAAGTCAGCGTGGATGGCCAGCTTATTACCGGGCAAAACCCCTGGTCCACCTGGCTGGCGGCTGAGAGTATGGTAAGCGCGATGGGCTATACCCCAGTTCCACGCCAAGTCACTCCGGCGGAGCAGACCGTCAGATTACTACTCACTTATGAGCAGCGCGGCTTTACCGAGGCCACAGAGAAATTACACAAGCTGCAGGAGAAAGGGGAAATAGACCAGCGCCTACTGGCCATGCACGGCGTTGTCTCTGTTATGCGTTGGGAGCCGGGCAGGGCTCTGGACATAATCAGACTGCTATCCAAGAGCCAGGATTGA